From the genome of Bacteroidales bacterium WCE2008, one region includes:
- a CDS encoding Winged helix DNA-binding domain-containing protein, translating to MFPKLDPILHSELRLAVMSVLSDVESADFTYLKNQTEATSGNLSVQIDKLSAAGYITVEKGFKGRMPCTTCKITEKGLEAFRQYVEALRTYLK from the coding sequence ATGTTTCCTAAACTCGACCCGATACTTCATTCCGAGCTGAGACTCGCGGTGATGTCTGTACTTTCGGATGTGGAGTCAGCCGACTTTACATACCTGAAGAACCAGACAGAAGCTACTTCGGGCAATCTCAGCGTACAGATCGACAAACTGTCGGCTGCGGGATACATAACCGTAGAAAAGGGGTTCAAGGGCAGGATGCCTTGTACCACCTGCAAGATAACTGAAAAAGGACTGGAGGCTTTCAGGCAGTATGTGGAAGCCCTCAGGACATACCTGAAATAA
- a CDS encoding Nicotinamidase-related amidase → MEKYAVIVIDMLNDFVTGPIASPRVNHIIEPIKELCEKARAKGFPVIYANDSHTPEVDKEFKVWGPHAVEGTPGAEVIDELKPQKGDIIVPKKTYSAFFSTPLDLILRELGVDTVVITGWQADCCCRHTSADAFFRGFNIVVPKETTDTTTEEGYVGGLEYIKNIYGGKIVSVNDLF, encoded by the coding sequence ATGGAAAAGTATGCTGTAATCGTCATTGACATGCTCAATGACTTCGTAACGGGCCCTATTGCTTCCCCTAGAGTTAATCACATCATCGAGCCTATCAAGGAGCTCTGTGAGAAGGCCCGTGCTAAAGGTTTCCCTGTAATTTATGCCAACGACAGCCACACCCCTGAGGTTGACAAGGAGTTCAAGGTATGGGGCCCTCACGCTGTAGAGGGTACTCCAGGCGCAGAGGTCATCGACGAGCTCAAGCCGCAGAAAGGCGACATCATCGTCCCTAAGAAGACCTACAGCGCATTCTTCAGCACTCCGCTTGACCTTATCCTCAGAGAGCTCGGAGTCGATACCGTCGTGATCACAGGATGGCAGGCCGACTGCTGCTGCCGTCACACCTCTGCAGACGCGTTCTTCCGCGGTTTCAATATCGTTGTCCCTAAGGAAACTACCGACACCACTACAGAGGAAGGTTACGTAGGCGGTCTCGAGTACATCAAGAATATCTACGGCGGAAAGATCGTAAGCGTAAACGATCTGTTCTAA
- a CDS encoding N-terminal ig-like domain of cellulase has product MTINFKTLLFAAMATLILPVSASATKFLELKAVDKDYVMVHFRDGEVRFRDDGSGPGAFLGHTYTEGDDSLFVFGKRLDGDYASKAEWKLVSADGVRRAVEVSRKSKPMNLAHDFSMELDHWIFLKLDRPLVQGQTYRLEIPEGLGSDVTSAELEYDIFNSMSEAIHVNIIGYVPSQPVKLADLYLWLGDGGQRDYRPFEGKKVYLYNVGTGEKKVAGEVRFWMGRDQYKSEGTREDLTGSDVWSIDFSGSEPGRYRIAVEDVGCSMDFEISDDIYYQPYRYSVRGYYFMRVGEPNDPSSVTPIPRQPRFIPGVEPEGFTVYKTDLTPWSPEWRRLRMDVWDEPHFKAPEASIFWQHRLEGNPVNMNAVGGHSDAYDWDRHLAHVSNIYDLLLPYFLTGGRLDEDALGIRESGNGIPDIVDEARNEVDFFLSIRDGEAYSQGLTNPSKDWKVMFQAGCTTMAAWANAANCAMLADCFRIAGNDLLMHYYTDEAVKAFRFAEKQENSQLDDFQALGTSGMRGRDFMQMAAAFLYNVTGDRSWEDIMAVESVPERQIWGTAAYLGCPRERHYGQLYSDMKAAVDSLADSINVGMMDKRPSRRSSSDRRFKVAENMHLVMMAHYIAGTPERKAQLERSLYAEAGWGLGRNPSNTVEMTGLGERCLMNIYANGRNDGYPGTHPGQTPFNGTEVWTVGDGGDSRILLRRCYPDWNEGGWPRQEAFFENRYIWVNAEFTPRETMRGKMALLGYLYGIR; this is encoded by the coding sequence ATGACTATTAACTTTAAAACCCTGTTGTTTGCCGCTATGGCAACCCTTATACTGCCGGTCAGCGCTTCTGCGACAAAGTTCCTGGAACTGAAGGCTGTCGACAAGGATTATGTGATGGTCCATTTCCGGGACGGAGAAGTCCGTTTCAGGGATGACGGTTCCGGACCGGGGGCATTTCTTGGACATACATATACTGAAGGAGACGACTCCCTGTTCGTTTTCGGCAAGAGGCTGGACGGAGATTATGCGAGTAAAGCAGAGTGGAAGCTTGTTTCTGCCGACGGAGTGCGACGTGCGGTCGAAGTCTCGAGAAAGTCCAAGCCGATGAACCTCGCCCATGATTTCAGCATGGAACTGGACCATTGGATTTTCCTGAAGCTGGACCGGCCGCTGGTGCAGGGACAGACTTACCGTCTGGAGATTCCGGAGGGACTGGGATCTGACGTCACTTCGGCTGAACTGGAATATGATATATTCAATTCCATGTCCGAAGCCATCCATGTCAACATAATAGGATACGTCCCTTCGCAGCCGGTAAAGCTCGCCGACCTGTATCTCTGGCTCGGGGATGGCGGACAGAGGGATTACCGTCCGTTCGAGGGGAAGAAGGTCTATCTATATAATGTAGGTACTGGAGAGAAGAAGGTTGCCGGCGAAGTACGTTTCTGGATGGGCCGGGACCAGTATAAATCCGAGGGCACGAGGGAGGACCTTACGGGTTCGGACGTATGGAGCATCGATTTCAGCGGATCGGAGCCGGGCCGTTACAGGATTGCGGTCGAGGACGTAGGCTGCAGCATGGATTTCGAGATTTCGGACGATATATATTATCAGCCTTACCGTTATTCGGTCAGGGGGTATTATTTCATGAGAGTCGGAGAGCCGAATGACCCTTCGTCGGTCACCCCTATCCCGCGTCAGCCGAGGTTCATTCCGGGAGTGGAGCCGGAGGGCTTCACGGTCTATAAGACTGATCTTACGCCGTGGTCGCCGGAGTGGCGCAGGCTGAGGATGGACGTCTGGGACGAGCCTCATTTCAAGGCTCCGGAGGCTTCGATCTTCTGGCAGCACCGTCTGGAGGGGAATCCGGTCAATATGAATGCTGTCGGAGGACATTCCGACGCATACGACTGGGACAGGCATCTTGCCCATGTGAGCAACATATATGACCTTCTGCTGCCTTATTTCCTTACCGGAGGCCGGCTTGACGAGGATGCTCTCGGCATAAGGGAAAGCGGGAACGGAATTCCCGACATCGTCGACGAGGCACGTAACGAGGTGGATTTCTTCCTGAGCATTCGCGACGGAGAGGCTTATTCGCAGGGATTGACCAATCCGTCGAAGGACTGGAAGGTCATGTTCCAGGCTGGCTGCACGACCATGGCCGCATGGGCCAATGCCGCAAACTGCGCCATGCTGGCGGATTGTTTCAGGATAGCGGGCAATGATCTGCTGATGCATTATTATACAGACGAGGCTGTCAAGGCCTTCCGTTTCGCCGAAAAGCAGGAAAACAGTCAGCTGGACGACTTCCAGGCTCTCGGAACTTCCGGAATGAGGGGCAGGGATTTCATGCAGATGGCGGCGGCTTTCCTGTATAATGTCACAGGAGACCGTTCGTGGGAGGATATAATGGCGGTCGAGAGCGTCCCGGAGCGTCAGATCTGGGGGACGGCGGCTTATCTGGGCTGTCCTCGGGAGAGGCATTATGGTCAGCTGTATTCTGACATGAAAGCTGCGGTAGACAGTCTGGCGGACAGTATCAATGTCGGAATGATGGACAAGAGGCCGAGCCGGCGTTCGTCAAGCGACAGGCGGTTCAAAGTTGCGGAAAACATGCATCTGGTGATGATGGCGCATTATATTGCCGGGACTCCGGAGCGCAAGGCGCAGCTGGAGAGAAGCCTGTATGCAGAGGCAGGCTGGGGACTCGGAAGGAATCCGTCGAACACGGTCGAGATGACGGGGCTCGGGGAGCGCTGTCTTATGAACATATATGCCAATGGTCGCAATGACGGCTATCCTGGAACGCATCCGGGACAGACGCCGTTCAACGGGACGGAGGTCTGGACTGTCGGAGATGGCGGAGATTCGAGGATTCTCCTTAGGCGCTGCTACCCTGACTGGAATGAGGGAGGCTGGCCGCGCCAGGAGGCTTTCTTCGAGAACCGCTATATCTGGGTCAACGCCGAGTTCACGCCTCGGGAGACGATGAGAGGAAAGATGGCTCTGCTCGGGTATCTGTACGGAATACGTTAG